The SAR324 cluster bacterium genome has a segment encoding these proteins:
- the xth gene encoding exodeoxyribonuclease III, translating to MSESLNSLLKEPKKVQEVQKTLRNPSTLSALYEAWRKGTLNVERTWGKTGSPSQIVIYKPDSCLLPDDILQITDTTSEKENNFTFVTWNINSIRSRLELLLDWLAEKQPDLVALQETKVEDVNFPIFDLQQAGYHSVFSGQKSYNGVAFLSKEVPDNIRVGFRNGYDPENCRLISVQLRGIWFINVYLPQGQSVTSEKFTYKLEFLEQLTVELSEYPSEKLIVLGDLNIAPEEIDVPDPTAMKYMVSFRPEERAAFQQLLALGLHDVFRKFNKEPNHYSWWDYRTRGFERNDGMRIDHILSSKDLLDQTTQSYIDLENRSKVKPSDHAPVFGCYTKSE from the coding sequence GTGAGTGAGTCACTTAATTCTTTGTTAAAAGAGCCCAAAAAGGTTCAAGAAGTTCAAAAAACGTTAAGGAATCCATCCACTCTCTCTGCACTCTATGAGGCTTGGCGAAAAGGAACCCTCAATGTCGAACGCACGTGGGGAAAAACTGGTTCACCAAGCCAAATTGTCATCTACAAACCCGACTCGTGTCTCCTCCCAGATGACATACTACAAATCACTGATACAACATCTGAAAAGGAAAATAACTTTACCTTCGTTACCTGGAATATAAATTCGATCCGAAGTCGATTGGAGTTGCTATTGGACTGGTTGGCTGAAAAGCAACCGGATTTGGTGGCATTGCAGGAAACAAAGGTGGAGGATGTTAATTTTCCAATTTTTGATCTTCAGCAAGCGGGATATCATTCTGTATTCAGTGGTCAAAAAAGCTATAACGGGGTTGCCTTCTTATCCAAAGAGGTCCCAGATAATATTCGTGTTGGTTTCCGAAATGGGTATGATCCTGAAAACTGTCGATTGATCAGCGTTCAATTGAGAGGGATCTGGTTCATCAACGTATATCTACCCCAAGGACAATCAGTAACTTCAGAAAAATTCACCTACAAATTAGAATTTCTGGAACAGTTGACTGTTGAGTTGTCAGAATATCCAAGTGAAAAACTAATCGTCCTCGGTGATTTAAATATTGCTCCTGAAGAAATTGATGTGCCCGATCCAACTGCAATGAAGTACATGGTTAGTTTCAGACCAGAGGAAAGAGCGGCATTCCAACAACTTCTGGCTCTAGGATTGCACGATGTGTTTAGAAAATTTAATAAGGAGCCTAATCATTATAGTTGGTGGGATTACCGGACCAGAGGGTTTGAGAGGAATGATGGAATGAGAATTGATCACATATTGTCATCTAAGGATTTACTTGATCAAACTACCCAGAGCTACATTGATCTTGAAAATCGTTCCAAAGTTAAACCCTCGGACCATGCTCCTGTTTTCGGCTGTTACACGAAAAGTGAGTAA